The Pelagibacterium nitratireducens genome segment CCAGAACATCACGATCGCGTTGGGACTCAAGGCGGTGTTTCTGGTGACGACAGTGCTCGGCATCACCGGTCTTTGGCCGGCGATTCTGGCCGACACGGGAGCCACTGTGCTTGTCACCGCAAATGCCATGCGCCTGCTCGTGTGGCGGGGAATCGGGCGCGAGGCTTGATGAAGCTGCCCGTCGCACTCTACCTCGCGCCTGGCCTCATCGGGCTCGATCTTGCAACGAAAATCTGGGCACTAGGGGCGCTGGACGCCTCGAACCCGGCGATCGCCCTGGCGCCTGGTCTCTCATTGAGGCTCGCCTTCAATTCGGGTGTGTCGTTCGGCTTTTTCTCCGGTTCGCCGGTGCTTGTGTTGATCGTGACGACTGTGCTTGTCCTGGCTTTGACGATCTGGTTTGTCCGCACGTCCTCTGCGCGCGACGCGCTCGCCTTGGGCTGCATCATCGCCGGTGCGGTTTCCAATCTGGCGGATCGGGGCGTCCATGGCGCCGTGACGGATTTCCTGGCGTGGGGGCCGCGCGACTCTCCATTTTTCGTCAACAATCTCGCCGATATCTGGATCACGGCGGGCGTCTTGATATTGTTTGCAGGTCCAATGCTTCACTCCATAGGATCAATGAGGTCGAAGTCTGCAAAATGACTTCGCAACTCCTTGCCGCAATCGTCGACATAGTAGACATTGATCATATGGTTCCGCTGGAGCAGTTCGATGATGGCAGGTTCCTTGCGACGGGACCAGAACTTGAACTCCTTGTCCTTGCTACGCGAGCGGTTGTTGTGGCGACAGTCGGGCATCTAGATGCCGGTGGTGGCGACCCTTACAAAGCAGAGCGGATCGAGGTCTCGTTCAGCTCACGCCCAAAACATATCGGAATCCAAGAAGCATTGCGCAAGGACCTGTTTTTGTCGCCAGCGACGGCGCTTTCGCCACGACATTGCAACCGAGCGAAGTTCCCATGTTTTTCTCTCTGGTTGCCGCGACCGAGACCTGCTAGCCAAGGGCGTGGAAAGGCGTGGTTGATCGGCATGCACGGAATTTACGTCCCACTTTACAGGCAGTATGTCGTCTGACGTGGGAGCCGTAATTTGGTGCACAGGCTACAGAGACGAATTCGGCTGGCTGGCGATCGAGGCGGCAAAGGATGCTGCAGGAAATGTTATACACGACGAGCGCCTTAGCCCTATGGCCGGGCTGTATTATGTCGGAAGGCCGTGGCAGCGCAATCGGGCATCCGGACTGGTGCTGGGCGTCAATGATGATGCCGGCTTACCGTTGAGGCGGCCATGGGATTGTGAGGACGCTAACCTGCAAGTGAAGATGCGATGGAACAGGATAAGCCAGAAGAAAACAAGACGCGGAAATCATCTCGAGCCCTGGTCCTTGGGACAGGACTTTTTGCGGCGATGGCGGGCATAGCTGCGGCAGTCTGGATCAGCAATGGCCCGTCAGGGTCTAGTTGCCCCGTAAGGGCAGAAGCAGCTCAGTCCATCGATGATGTAGCGCAGGGCGAACTGGCCGCGCTGATGGCCTCCACCCAATGGCGCGACTATTCCGACATCGCCTTTCAGGACGCCGACGGCAATCCTATCACCCTCGCGACCTTCGCTGGCAAAAAGCTGCTGATCAATTTCTGGGCGACATGGTGCGCACCATGCCGGGAGGAAATGCCGTATCTCGACGCCCTCGAAGAGTCCTATGGCGGCGATGATTTCGAAGTTGTCGCCATCAGCCTCGACATGGGGAGCGACGGCCCGACGGCCGCAGGGCTCTTTCTCGAAGAAATTGGTACGAGCTATCTGAAGCTCTTTGCCGATCCCAGTTACAAGCTTTTTGAGCGCCTGCGTAATGAGGGGGTTACCCTGGGGCTTCCAGCCACCGTGCTAGTCGATGAGAAAGGCTGCGAACTGGCAGTAATCCAAGGTCCTGCCAATTGGGATAGCTCGGATGGGCACAGGGTCATCGAAACGCTTCTGGAGATATAGCGAATCCAATGTCGTTTCGCTGCACTTGAATTCAGGTCCCTGCTGCGCAATTCTTTGTGCTTCTTAGGCCTCGACAGGTTCATCGAACTCTACCACCATTGATTTCGACAGCGGTCAGTATCGCGCTTGTCCAGATGGCCGCTTCTTGTCCAACTTCGAAATGACGTGAGGACGATAGCGGCGTAGTGCGCCACCTTCCGCAATTGCGATTATCTCTATCTCATCGCGGTCAGCTTCGTTGTCGCCATAACAATCTAACAATCGAGAACCTACCTGTGGCGTCGCAGTCGGCGACTTGAGCGGTCGAAGCTGTTGCGTCGAGCCAGAAGACGGCGGGTAGCCTGCCGCTCGTCATCGGCACCGGTCTGTAGAACGCACTGATGGTTTAGCCGTTTCGGGGGCTCCGCTGGGAGGCTACTCGCCGTGGCGCTATGCGGCCCGAGAGCTGGCGCCGGGCCATGATCGCCCCTCTTTTGAGGCCTCGCCCAACATCGGAGAGCAATGACTATCGGAATTTCTTGCGCCACCCAACTATTTGGTCACGGCGCGGGGAAAAACTCCTCTGTCATGCCGAGAATTCGGTACAGCAGTAGGCCGATCCACTCGTGCGCCGCCAAGTCAGCGAGCGCGAGTCCGTCCGAGAGGGATAAGGGGGTGTCTCCCGAAGTCAAATTTCCCGTTCTGTAGTCTACCGGATAGGGAATTATCTCGGCTCCCACGGCACGAAAACACGCGACGGCACGGGGCATATGGCTTGCCGAGGTGACCAGGAGCCATCTACTCTCCGCATCCATTTTTTGCTGACTTGCAGACCATTGGGCATTTTCACACGTGTTGCGCGAGTGCTCTTCCAATTCAATCCGATCCGGGGCCATTCCCATGCCAATAAGGAGATCGGCCGCGATGTCTGACTCTGTCAATTCCCCGCCTTCGGCTCCGTGTCCCGCTCCTCCTGAAAGTAATACTTTCGCATCAGGGAATCGTTCCGCTAAAACCCGGACTGTTGTAATCCGCTCTGCGGCGGTGTTTAGAATCGGTTGTGTGCGTGCGATCGTGGTATGAGCGTCGACTGCACCGCCGAGCATCACGATTCCCTCGATGTCTTCAACGTCGACGGGCATCGGAAACCGTTCCTCAAGCAAAGCCAGAGCTACTGGGGCCACGGGCAACCAACCTAGCGTTGCGAGCCCGAGCATTGACACGGTCACTAAAGAGATAGCCAATCGCATCTTTCGTAGCGCGAGGGCAAAAAGGCCAAGCAAGCCGAGAATGAGAAGAAGGTTCGATGGCAATGTGAAGAAATCGAAAATCTGGGACAGGAAAAAGAACATGGATGGCATCGCTTTCCGACCGAAAATCAGGATATTGATAAGGGGGGAAGAGGTGGAGATGAGACTAAAATCCATCTCGAAGGAGAACGAATAATGAGAGCTCGCAAAGTTGTAAACGTTGACAACCATCGTTGCAGTTCAGGTTGTGGGGACAAATGAACTTTCTACGGGTGTGGATATAGACCCATTTCGGCACTGCATAGATTGAAAGGGGCCGTTAGGTGTTTTCGGAGGAGCCTTATTGTGGTCCGCCACCAATACTGGAGGGCCTCTGGTCGCGTTGGACATTCGATCCGCTGGCGGCGCTGATAATGATCGGGATCGTCGCCCTGTGGCTCTTGGCCGGGCGGCGCGACAGCACCGGCCGCCGGGCCTTGCTATGCGTCTTGTGTCTGTTTATCGTTGCGTTCTTCTCACCACTTTGCGCTTTGACGGTTGCGTTGTTTTCAGCGCGGGTGTTCCATCACGTCGTGCTGATCTCCATCGCCGCACCGCTTATCGCTATAGCACTGCCTTGGCGAACGGGACCTGTGTTCTCGTTGGCGGCCGCAACAATGCTCCACGTCCTGATCGTGTGGATCTGGCATGCGCCATTGGCTTATGATTGGGCAGTGGTGGGTGCTCTGCCATATTGGTTGATGCAGCTCTCGCTGTTGAGCACGGGATGGCTATTCTGGCGCGAGCTATTTTTGTCGCATGGCCGGAGCGGAGCATCTCTTATCGCGCTGATCGCTTTCGTTGCGCAGATGGGCTTGCTTGGCGCACTCCTGGTCTTCGCTCCCTTTGCCATCTATCCAATTCACTTCGAGACGACAACGGCGTTTGGGATTTCCGCCCTCGCCGATCAGCAACTTGCCGGGCTCGTGATGTGGGTGCCGGCGATGCTTCCATATATCGCCGCAGCGCTGATCCTGCTAATGCGCTTGTTGAAAGATCAGCCGGAGGCTGAGGCGGGTTGGTCTCGCTAGTGGCTCGGTTGAGATTTCCATATCGTCGACAAATGGGCCGCCCGTCCAGCGTGTTCTCTCTTGCTCGCAGCTCTGCGCGGGACGAGGGCGATGCATGACAAGATGGGTTCCGCAGATGGCTAGCATTAAAACGATGGCATCCCTTCTTCTTCGCGTCCTTGTCATACTCTCCATCTTAGTCCTAGCGGGTTGCAATGGGCCGCTTTCGACGTTGGATCCCTCAGGTCCCAGGGCCGCTAGGGTAGCGATGCTATGGTGGGCGATGTTTTGGTCCTCGGTAGCATTGTTCGGCTTGATGATG includes the following:
- a CDS encoding TlpA disulfide reductase family protein, whose translation is MEQDKPEENKTRKSSRALVLGTGLFAAMAGIAAAVWISNGPSGSSCPVRAEAAQSIDDVAQGELAALMASTQWRDYSDIAFQDADGNPITLATFAGKKLLINFWATWCAPCREEMPYLDALEESYGGDDFEVVAISLDMGSDGPTAAGLFLEEIGTSYLKLFADPSYKLFERLRNEGVTLGLPATVLVDEKGCELAVIQGPANWDSSDGHRVIETLLEI
- a CDS encoding cytochrome c oxidase assembly protein, which encodes MIGIVALWLLAGRRDSTGRRALLCVLCLFIVAFFSPLCALTVALFSARVFHHVVLISIAAPLIAIALPWRTGPVFSLAAATMLHVLIVWIWHAPLAYDWAVVGALPYWLMQLSLLSTGWLFWRELFLSHGRSGASLIALIAFVAQMGLLGALLVFAPFAIYPIHFETTTAFGISALADQQLAGLVMWVPAMLPYIAAALILLMRLLKDQPEAEAGWSR
- a CDS encoding YdcF family protein, which translates into the protein MVVNVYNFASSHYSFSFEMDFSLISTSSPLINILIFGRKAMPSMFFFLSQIFDFFTLPSNLLLILGLLGLFALALRKMRLAISLVTVSMLGLATLGWLPVAPVALALLEERFPMPVDVEDIEGIVMLGGAVDAHTTIARTQPILNTAAERITTVRVLAERFPDAKVLLSGGAGHGAEGGELTESDIAADLLIGMGMAPDRIELEEHSRNTCENAQWSASQQKMDAESRWLLVTSASHMPRAVACFRAVGAEIIPYPVDYRTGNLTSGDTPLSLSDGLALADLAAHEWIGLLLYRILGMTEEFFPAP
- the lspA gene encoding signal peptidase II — protein: MKLPVALYLAPGLIGLDLATKIWALGALDASNPAIALAPGLSLRLAFNSGVSFGFFSGSPVLVLIVTTVLVLALTIWFVRTSSARDALALGCIIAGAVSNLADRGVHGAVTDFLAWGPRDSPFFVNNLADIWITAGVLILFAGPMLHSIGSMRSKSAK